The Prochlorococcus marinus str. MIT 1214 sequence GTGATCTATGTCAATCAAGTAGGAGGTAATGATGAATTAATCTTTGACGGTTCTAGTTTTGCTCTAAATAAAAAAGGCAATTTACAACAAGAACTTCCTGCATTTAAAGAGTCAGTAGGTCTTTGTGATATATCTTCCTTAAAACAAAAACTTTCGATATCAAGTAAATATCAAACATCACAAGAAGTCCTTTTCAGAGCTTTAGTTCTTGGAGTTAAAGATTATGCAAGAAAATGTGGTTTCAACAGTGCAATTATTGGATTAAGTGGGGGTATCGACTCAGCTCTAGTAGCAACTATTGCAGTAGCAGCTTTAGGCATCTCTAAAGTTCATGCGATTTTAATGCCATCTCCATGGAGTTCAGCAGGGTCTGTAAAAGATGCAACGACCCTAGCTACTCGACTTGGAATACATCATCAGAAGATTCCGATCTCAGATGTAATGAATAGTTTTAACGATGTTTTATCAAATTCAACATGGGGTATACCAACAGGCATCACAGCTGAAAATCTACAATCTCGTATTAGAGGAACAATATTGATGGCTCTAGCAAATCAAAAAAAACATTTACTTCTATCTACAGGGAACAAATCAGAACTGGCCGTAGGATATTGCACGCTTTACGGAGACATGAACGGAGGATTGTCTGTAATTGGAGATCTTTTTAAGACAAGTGTATTTGATCTATGTAATTGGATAGATAGTGAGTCGTCATCCAGTTGTAGAAATGATTTCTTTCTCCCTCAAACAGGAGAAATCATAGGCTCTGAAATAAGGAACAAGCCTCCCAGTGCTGAATTACGACCTGAACAATTAGATAGCGACTCTTTGCCGGATTATTTTACTCTTGATCCAATACTAAAAGGATTAATTGAAGAACACTTGCCAACGGAAGTTCTAATAGCAAAAGGATTTGATAAAGAAATTGTTTTTAAAGTAGCCAACTTATTAAAGAACGCCGAATTCAAACGTTATCAAGCGCCTCCTTTATTAAAAATTAGTAATCAAGCTTTTGGAAGTGGGTGGAAAAAGCCAATAGCCTCAAAATAAATCCTTAAATTCACTTCTATTCATCATTCAATTCCTTTAAGCAATCAATTGGTCTTCGCAGAGACTTAATATTAATCCCGTAACGTAAAGCTGTTATGAGCCCTGCAGCCTCTAAATAATTTTCAGCATACATAATATTTTTATTTTTTTCACCACCCAAGTAATCTAGTCTCATCTTTGTAGAGCTAACATTTAATAATCCTTTATTAGAAACTACTATCAAAGGGATAAATCTTTCGATACAAGATAAAACTGCTTCGCCACCTAATGCGCCCTGCGGAACAACAACGGCTCCTAAATCCCTATTACTTAATAAAGTTTTTACCTGTAAAAACGCATTTTCTTTGGTTTTTATAGATGACTTACAGATCAGATCAGGTGCACGACTAAGACCAACTAAAACACTTTGCAAAAATGTATATCCTATTTCCTCTCCCGAAGTTCGAGGGTCTAGATCATAATCAATTGGCAAAGGGGCTAACCCCGGTGCATGTGCACATGGAATCAATAAATGTTTTACAAGAAAATGACTTATTACAGCTTCGACCCCCGCAATAACATCTACACCATGACCTTGTCGATAAAGTTTAGTCTCTAATCCATTACTATCATCAGGGAAGCGAGTTACTACAGCAATTGCGGTTGCGCCAGCTTTCTTAAGTTTTTCAGCAGCTCTTAAAAGAACATCTGGTTCTTCGATATTCCCCCAACTCGATCCACTTAAACCTTTTTTTAGATTAATTTGTATGGCTCTTTCAGTGGTAATTACAGGACCAATATTCAAACCTAAACTTGCTACACAACCATCAGCAACTTGTAAATGTCTTTTCTTTAAATCTGACTCTAAGCCAGCATCTAAGAGCAAACCTACTTTTTGTTGGCTTACTGGTTTAAGAAACACTTCGCCAGCCGCAAAAAGATTTAAGCTATACCCTTCTACATATTGGATACAAGTATCTGGCCAATATAAAGATCCACCATTCATAACATTGGGATGAGTTATTAAACATTCACTGGCAGAAGCCAGTAATCTTGCAGAAGGGATTGCATCCCCTGCATATCCACCGACACTGCACCCTATACCAGTAGGAATAATCAATAATGTTGGAAAAGGATCAGTAATCGTCATAAAGAATTCAATTCAGAATTTATATATGTCTCCTTATTTTGATTAATAATCAAAATAACTTCGACCGATATTATCTGGATTTTTTTTTCAGGATGATTACTCACTGAAGTAATAGCCCACCTAAGTGGTTCACCATATTCCATTAGCTTAGATAAAATATAATTTCTCAAGTCAAATACGCTTAATTCAAAAGGCCAATCAAGGTCTAATTCTATAAATTCAAGATTCACTTTATTAATTACTTATACTTTAAGAATTCGCAAAATTAAATACAAACAAGAATCTACGCAGCAGCACCACCCACAACTTCTAAAATTTCTTGAGTAATTGCTGCTTGTCTTGCCTTATTATAATCAATAGTAAGATTTTTAGCCAATTCCTTCGCATTATCACTAGCGTTATTCATTGCAGTCATTCTACTCGCTAACTCTGAAGCAGCAGACTCCTGTAATGCACGTAGTAATTGATTCTGTAAATAAAGAGGTAAAAGAGCATTCAAAAGCTGATCAGGACTTTGTTCAAAAACAATGTCCGATGGTAATTTCGGCTCTTCATTCGAAGGCGCAGCATCTTTCTCAATAATTAATTGGCTATCTTTTGTAGTCAATCTAAAAATTTCATCTTCTGAATCTGCTATCCCTTGAGGATCTAAAGGTAAAAGAGTTTGTATCGTTGGATTACAACTAACCAAGCTTACAAACTTAGTAAAAATGACCTCTACTCGATCAGTACTTTCAGAAAGAAATTCTGCTAATACTTCACTAGTAATAGAGCTAGCATCTTCAGAAGTCGGAACTTGTTCTAATTCTTTAAAAGTAGCTCTTATCTTATAAAGGCTAGATCTATTTTCGAAATATCCTATTGCTTTCTTACCGATTAACACTAGATCAGGACTATATCCTTGACCTTTTAATTCGGCATAGCGTTTCTCTGTTCGTTTAATAATATTTGCATTGTAGCCCCCACATAATCCTCTATCCCCAGTAACAGCTAAGAGAGTGATTTTCTTAACTTCACGCCTATTGAGTAGAGGAGAGTCAGCAGCTTCAAACTGCATTCTGGATTGTATATTTTCCAAAACCCTTGCCAATCGATCAGCGAAAGGTCTACTCCGTAGAACCTGATCCTGTGCTCTCCGAACTTTCGCAGCAGCAACGAGTCTCATCGCTTCTGTGATTTTCCTGGTGTTTTTGACAGATACAATTCTGTCTCGTATGTCCTTGAGGTTAGCCATAGGTGATTTCTCTATTAGATAGCCTTTTTATTTATGCCGCAAGCATTGAGGATTTAACCTCGTTAATAGCATCTTTAAGCATTGATTCAGATGCTTCACTTAGAACTTTTTCAGAGAGAACGTTCTTAATAAAATCAGCCTTATTTGTTTTTAGATAATCACGTAATTCACGAGCAAACTTTGTCACTTCCTCCTCAGGCACCTCATCAATCATGCCTTTAACACCTGCATAAACAATAGCCACTTGTTCAGCTAAATTCAGAGGGTCAAATTGAGGTTGCTTTAGAAGTTCTCTTAACCTTTTTCCTCTACCTAACTGCTTTTGAGTAGCTTCATCAAGATCTGAAGCAAATTGAGAGAATGCGGCAAGTTCATCAAACTGAGCTAGTTCAAGTTTTAACGTACCTGCAATTTTCTTAATAGCTTTCGTTTGCGCAGCTCCTCCTACTCGGCTAACTGATATACCAACGTTAATTGCAGGTCTTAATCCAGAATTGAATAAATCTGAGCTCAAGAAAATCTGGCCATCAGTAATTGAGATAACGTTTGTTGGTATATAAGCAGAAACGTCACCAGCTTGCGTTTCAATAATAGGCAAGGAGGTCATTGATCCCGCACCCATCGCATCGGAAAGTTTTGCAGCCCTCTCAAGTAAACGACTATGGCAATAAAAAACATCTCCTGGATATGCTTCACGCCCGGGTGGACGACGTAAAAGTAATGACATTTGCCTGTAAGCCTGAGCTTGCTTGGTTAAGTCGTCATAGATAACTAGAGTAGCTTTGCCTTGATACATAAAGTGCTCAGCAATTGCTGCACCTGTATAAGGCGCTAAATATTGCAAAGCTGCAGCCTCAGATGCTCCTGCATTAACAATAATCGTATAATCCAACGCTCCTTTTTCTTTAAGAACTTCAACTACATTTGCCACTGATGCTTGTTTTTGACCAACGGCTACATAGACACAAACAACATCTTGACCTTTTTGATTGATGATTGTATCGATTGCTATTGCCGTTTTCCCTGTTTGACGATCTCCAATAATCAACTCTCTCTGGCCTCTTCCAATAGGAATCATGGCATCAATAGATGTGATACCCGTTTGCATAGGCTCATGTACTGACTTCCTCTTAATAATTCCAGGAGCTATTGACTCAATTAATCTTGAGTCAGTTGTAGCCATCTCTCCTTTTCCATCAATTTGCTGTCCAAGAGGATTAACCACTCTTCCTAGCATTTCCTCTCCAACTGGGACTGAAGCAATCTTTCCAGTTGCTTTAACTGTGCTTCCCTCTTGCACTCCTAAAGCTTCACCCATCAACACGACACCAACATTGTCATCCTCAAGGTTTAAAGCAATTCCTTCTGTTCCATCTTCGAATTCAACTAGTTCACCAGCCATAACCTTTTCAAGGCCATAAACTCTTGCGATACCGTCACCAATCTGTAAAACAGTACCTACATTGCTAACAGATACTGATTTATCGTAATCAGCAATCTGCTGTTTAAGGATTGAACTGATCTCGTCGGGGCGTATAGAAACCATGGGATTAACTTAAGTTAGGGAAGATGAAGGGGAGAAAGTCAGGAGAGAATTAGCTGACCTTGGCCAAAGCAAGACCAAGTCGCCTGACTTGGCCTGCAATGCTGGCATCAATGACCTTTGATCCAACATTGACCACAAAGCCACCTAGCAATTCAGAGTCGACTTTGAGATCGATTTCCAAATTATCTGTACCAGCTATAGATTGTACTTTCTTGAGTAGCTCAGATTGTTGATCTTCACTTAAAGCTGAAGCTGAAGTGATTGTTGCTAAAGCAATATTTCTTTGTTCTCTATAAATTTCCAATAATCTTTCAAGAACAGAATTCAACAATCCAATTCTCTGTCGATCTGCCAAAAGTTTTAAAAGGTTTAAGAAAGAGGGCGTAACCTGACTAGAGAAAAGCTTTTCTAAAGCGGCTTTCTTCTGATTTACCTCTAAAACTGGCGATGACATC is a genomic window containing:
- a CDS encoding NAD+ synthase, which produces MKLALAQLNPVIGDLDGNAEKIFEVCKEIKNKNIDLVITPELSLIGYPPKDLLFNPRLFEEQKDVLNKLSKRLSNLSQDLSVLIGIAEPTPDIDIPKLYNSVVILKKGSWRIVARKQLLPTYDVFDEKRYFRSAEKSSILNLNYQEKLWKIGITICEDIWVEKNLQNEKILGKDPIRSLEKEKLDLLINLSASPFIESKSLLRQRIAAKAAIRLSCPVIYVNQVGGNDELIFDGSSFALNKKGNLQQELPAFKESVGLCDISSLKQKLSISSKYQTSQEVLFRALVLGVKDYARKCGFNSAIIGLSGGIDSALVATIAVAALGISKVHAILMPSPWSSAGSVKDATTLATRLGIHHQKIPISDVMNSFNDVLSNSTWGIPTGITAENLQSRIRGTILMALANQKKHLLLSTGNKSELAVGYCTLYGDMNGGLSVIGDLFKTSVFDLCNWIDSESSSSCRNDFFLPQTGEIIGSEIRNKPPSAELRPEQLDSDSLPDYFTLDPILKGLIEEHLPTEVLIAKGFDKEIVFKVANLLKNAEFKRYQAPPLLKISNQAFGSGWKKPIASK
- a CDS encoding DUF3326 domain-containing protein, whose translation is MTITDPFPTLLIIPTGIGCSVGGYAGDAIPSARLLASASECLITHPNVMNGGSLYWPDTCIQYVEGYSLNLFAAGEVFLKPVSQQKVGLLLDAGLESDLKKRHLQVADGCVASLGLNIGPVITTERAIQINLKKGLSGSSWGNIEEPDVLLRAAEKLKKAGATAIAVVTRFPDDSNGLETKLYRQGHGVDVIAGVEAVISHFLVKHLLIPCAHAPGLAPLPIDYDLDPRTSGEEIGYTFLQSVLVGLSRAPDLICKSSIKTKENAFLQVKTLLSNRDLGAVVVPQGALGGEAVLSCIERFIPLIVVSNKGLLNVSSTKMRLDYLGGEKNKNIMYAENYLEAAGLITALRYGINIKSLRRPIDCLKELNDE
- a CDS encoding F0F1 ATP synthase subunit gamma, coding for MANLKDIRDRIVSVKNTRKITEAMRLVAAAKVRRAQDQVLRSRPFADRLARVLENIQSRMQFEAADSPLLNRREVKKITLLAVTGDRGLCGGYNANIIKRTEKRYAELKGQGYSPDLVLIGKKAIGYFENRSSLYKIRATFKELEQVPTSEDASSITSEVLAEFLSESTDRVEVIFTKFVSLVSCNPTIQTLLPLDPQGIADSEDEIFRLTTKDSQLIIEKDAAPSNEEPKLPSDIVFEQSPDQLLNALLPLYLQNQLLRALQESAASELASRMTAMNNASDNAKELAKNLTIDYNKARQAAITQEILEVVGGAAA
- the atpA gene encoding F0F1 ATP synthase subunit alpha; amino-acid sequence: MVSIRPDEISSILKQQIADYDKSVSVSNVGTVLQIGDGIARVYGLEKVMAGELVEFEDGTEGIALNLEDDNVGVVLMGEALGVQEGSTVKATGKIASVPVGEEMLGRVVNPLGQQIDGKGEMATTDSRLIESIAPGIIKRKSVHEPMQTGITSIDAMIPIGRGQRELIIGDRQTGKTAIAIDTIINQKGQDVVCVYVAVGQKQASVANVVEVLKEKGALDYTIIVNAGASEAAALQYLAPYTGAAIAEHFMYQGKATLVIYDDLTKQAQAYRQMSLLLRRPPGREAYPGDVFYCHSRLLERAAKLSDAMGAGSMTSLPIIETQAGDVSAYIPTNVISITDGQIFLSSDLFNSGLRPAINVGISVSRVGGAAQTKAIKKIAGTLKLELAQFDELAAFSQFASDLDEATQKQLGRGKRLRELLKQPQFDPLNLAEQVAIVYAGVKGMIDEVPEEEVTKFARELRDYLKTNKADFIKNVLSEKVLSEASESMLKDAINEVKSSMLAA
- the atpH gene encoding ATP synthase F1 subunit delta, with the protein product MPLLNTITTPYAEAFLQVADSRNEVDEVVTQAKSILELWNSCPEFSDAMSSPVLEVNQKKAALEKLFSSQVTPSFLNLLKLLADRQRIGLLNSVLERLLEIYREQRNIALATITSASALSEDQQSELLKKVQSIAGTDNLEIDLKVDSELLGGFVVNVGSKVIDASIAGQVRRLGLALAKVS